CCAAAATGAACATAAACATTCTGTCAAATGGGATATCAGTCGTCGCAAGGGATATCATTGTCGGTAGCAGACAGTTGACGGAACAGATCCAGAACGTGTTTGATCTCGATTTTGATGAAGCTGAAGCTCTCAAAATAGGATATATCGCCGCTGATGAAAAACAGCAGGAAATTGAAGAAATATTTACTTCTACCTGTACCCAGTGGGTACTGGAAATAAAAAAAGCTATTGATCTCTACCATTCCAACCACCCTGATCAACTGTTAACTAAACTCATATTGAGTGGTGGCGGATCTAAAGTTAACGGGTTAACCGATTTTCTCGCAAAAGAGACAGAACTTCCCGTGGAACTGTTTAATCCGTTCACGAAAATTTCTTATAATAAGAAGAAAATAGACCGGAACTACCTCGAAAATATCGCCCCGGAAATGGCCATTGCAACAGGAATTGCTCTCAGGTCATCATCCATTTAACTTTTATCAGTTTACCGCAACAGACCTAACAATGCTCAAAATCAACCTGCTCCCCATCAGACAGCTGCAAAAAAGAGCTAAAGCGAAGAAACAGTTTTTCGGCATGCTTTTCCTTTTTCTCCTTGTTTTGGCATCACTGGCATTGGTGGGTTACTCGCAGGTCCAGAACATTAAAACCCTCACGGCAAAAGTAAACACTCTCAGCGCAGAAAAAGCCAAATATACTCCCATCCTTCAAAAAATAGCCAAACTCAAAAAAACACGGGAAGAACTTGAGCGGAAAACAAATGTAATCAAAAAACTGAAATCTGATTCATCACTTACCGTCAGGGTCCTGGATGAAGTAGCCAACAGTGTGGACAACAGTAGACTCTGGCTCGAATCACTGAATCAGCAAAATTCATCTCTCAACCTGAAAGGTGTAGCACTAGACAATCAGACTATCGCCCAGTTCATGGATAGCCTCAAGGCTTCTCCATTTGTTCAGGGAGTCTCTCTGACAAATTCCTCCCTGAAGACAATATCCGGAAGAAACCTGAAGTCTTTTGCCCTCAACTGCACCGTAGCACAGCCAAGCAAAAAAGACTCTGAAAAGGAAACAAAGCAAAAAACGAAATGATTCTAACACCCCACAAGGGGGTATAAGTGCCTTGGAAATGAACTTAACCATTTAATTTTAAAACACCTTCCCCTGATTTCTTGTTTTTTATGACAGAGACATTCAGGAGTAAGGCACTAAACTTTGCCAATATAATGAAATGAGCAACACATTCTTTACAACTTTTTTAGACGAAAAATTCATGTCACTGAA
The DNA window shown above is from Desulfomarina profundi and carries:
- a CDS encoding PilN domain-containing protein → MLKINLLPIRQLQKRAKAKKQFFGMLFLFLLVLASLALVGYSQVQNIKTLTAKVNTLSAEKAKYTPILQKIAKLKKTREELERKTNVIKKLKSDSSLTVRVLDEVANSVDNSRLWLESLNQQNSSLNLKGVALDNQTIAQFMDSLKASPFVQGVSLTNSSLKTISGRNLKSFALNCTVAQPSKKDSEKETKQKTK